The nucleotide window TTCCCCTTCTTCACCTTCTTGTGCTCGACTGCTTTGTGTCCTTTCTCTGACACCTGTCTCTTGGCAAATTTTGAGCTCAGAAAAGTAGATGAAACTTTTGAAAAAGCACGTTCAAtacaaatatgtatatataataaaCAATGAGATCAAGTGTGCTAATGAGGcaaatttattcatttttctcattaacCAATTCCACAAATGAGCAACTCAGCATGACGATACTGAACAAGACagtattttaaaaagtaatataCTGAAGTGAGGTATGTATAATGtttccatacacacacattatacacatTATTCATATAAGGTCCCCAGGAACGCCGAGGGGTTGAACACGAGGGCTGGAGGTGAGCTAACGTCCTCCTCCTGCcaacactgagagagaagaCGACGCTGAATCCAGAGTCAATATCCAACTTAAAACTGACTTCACcatcagtcaatcaatggacaataaactttaaactttaagACAATACTTGAGTACATGTAGTAACATTCATTAgcattcagtaaaaaaaaataaagtcagttcAATCAGGTGGTTTTTCAAGCATGTCATTTGAGTAAAAGTTCAACGAGTGTCGCAATTGCTTTGACCCTGCAGGTCTTACAGAGGTGTGGCTTCTCACCAGCGTGAGCTCTTCTCACGTGGACCGTCAACTCTACTCTCACTCTGAAACTTTCCCCACGTTCAGCAAGCGTACGCTCTCTCACCAGTGTGGATTCTGACATGCTTTTGAAATGCTGATGAGTCACTGAATCTTTTCCCACAGGTCTTGCAGACgtacggcttctcacctgtgtgtgtgtcctcatgtggACTTTCAAGTTCCTGTTAAGTCTGAAATCTTTCCCGCGTGTTTTATGAATGTACGGTCTCTCACCAGTGCGAACTAACATGTGCCAATTCAACTCTTGAGTCCGACAAAATCTCTTTTGACAGGTGATTCAAATGAACGGCTTCTCACGTGTGTGGATTCTGACATGCTTTTGAAATGCTGATGAGTCACTGAATCTTTTCCCGCAGGTCTTGCAGAGGTatggcttctcacctgtgtggattctgATATGCTTCTTCAATGTTGATAAGTCACTGAATCTTTTCCCGCAGGTCTTGCAGGGGTACGGCTTCTCGCCTGTGTGGACTCTGACATGTATTTTACATACTGATAAGTTACTGAATCTTCTCCCGCAGGTCTGGCAGAGGTACGGcatctcacctgtgtggattcttAAGTGTCTGGTTAATTCTGACGCTCGAGAGAATCTTTTCCCGCAGGTCTTGCAGATGTACGGCTTCTCGCCTGTGTGGATTCTGACATGTGTTTTCAATGCTGAGGAGTCACTGAATCTTTTCCCGCAGGTCTTGCAGAGGTATGGCTTCTCGCCTGTGTGGATTCTGACATGTGTATTCAATGCTGATGCGTAACAGAATTTTTTCCCGCAGGTCTTGCAGAGgtacggcttctcacctgtgtggattcttAAGTGGGCGTTCAACACTGACGCTTGACTGAATGTTTTTCCACAGGTGTCACAAGAATACGGTCTCTCACCTGTGTGAACTACCATATGTCTTTTCAAGTGTGACATCTGGCAGAATCTTTTCCCGCAGGTCTTGCAGAGGTgcggcttctcacctgtgtggattcttAAATGGGCGTTTAACACTGACGTTTGACTGAATCTTTTTCCACAGGTGTCACAAGAATACggtctctcacctgtgtggctTCTCATGTGTCTATTTAACTTGGATTGACACTTGAAAATCTTTCCACATGTGTCACATTTGACAGACTTTTTACCTGTGTGAGCATCACAGTTCATCTCTGACAGGTTAGAGTTAGATGCATCActcctgtgtctttctctcttctgacGTCTTTCCTTTGGCTCTGGCTCTGCATCTTTAGTTGATCCTGACTCTCcactcctgcctcctctctgatctcGGCTCTCAGCTACATCAGAGCTGTGACGGACGAGCTGGTGGTCATTTTTTGGATCTGGTTCATTGTGATCCTTTTCATCAGAAGTCGGAGTCAACATGAAGGTTTCAGTCTCCTGCTTCAGAAcaagcagctgctcctcctgctcctctttaatCTGTGGAGGCTCTGGGTCCTCTCGGTCCACACTGGAGCTCCtctcctgaacacacagctgctgatcacagtgAACCTCCTCCTCCGTAcagacatgttgctgtgggAGCTCTGGAGGGACACACAACAAAAGGAAGAGATACTACTGtgatggagaagagaaacaTGGAGACATGCGAGCTAACTAGCATACATTTAACCAACTGGCATTACATTGAGTAGAAGAATTCTCTGTCCCCTGTGTTATGACAATAAGTCGTTTTTACACACCTATCCTGTGTAACTTTACTTCTGGTTTCCAAACGATATCCAGCAGTTTGCGCTGACGATCGATCTCTTCCTCGTACTCGACGATAGTTTTTGTAAAAACTGCGAATATttcttgagcagcagcagttagccGCTCGTTGACAAACTCTCTCAAATACTCCACTGAAGACATTGTTGTTTAATCACAAATTCAATAATTGGCTGCGTTACAGCCACGACAATCAGTCCTCCAGTTCACTCCTGCAGCTCACGCTGCCGGCGCTTGTTGTGTTTACTTCCGCTGGGTGTCACACTGTTAAGGTCCGACTGTGGAGGGCGGAGCTGGACAAGAGTTACCTCAGTTTcagatcaaaatgaaaagtattCCCAACTTATAAAATCAAACGTATTGTTCAACTATCCAACGGGTTGTAAAATTGGGAAAAATGAGCTCCACTCGACGAGCTGCAGCTAACATATAATACACGATATGGCATCAATCATTAGAGTCAAATATTAGTCTGTGAAGTCACAAACAAGGTGGCTGTTCGTTCAAAGCAGTGGTTTTTTAAAGATGACCAGATGTCCTTGAAGCGAGGTTGAGTCCATCCTTTTAACGGATATTAAACTGAGAAGTTTGGAATAAGATGCCATCCGTTGTAAGCGGAAAGAAAAGATCCCGCCTTCCACTGTCGGAACCTTAGCGGCGTGACGTCGGCGGAAGTAAAATCACTCCATGTGCTGAATGCAGTCTTACGTTGAACTAACTGGAATACTTATTGTTATCGTAGTAGCTTTATTAAGCTACATAATCACTGAATTTGTGATTAAATAACAATGTCTTCAGTTCACTATTTGAGACTTTGTCAACCCTCGGCTAACTGCactaaaatccaataaaaagaaGTGAGTTCTGTTTGGCCAGTGTGCTGATAAATGTCACTATTGATCTGGAGTCACTGGGTCACGTCACACAGTAACTGCTGTTCCCCTTCTTCACCTTCTTGTGCTCGACTGCTTTGTGTCCTTTCTCTGACACCTGTCTCTTGGCAAATTTTGAGCTCAGGAAAGTAGATGAAACTTTTGAAAAAGCACGTTCAAtacaaatatgtatatataataaaCAATGAGATCAAGTGTGCTAATGAGGcaaatttattcatttttctcattaacCATTTCCACAAATGATCAACTCAGCATGACGATACTGAACAAGACagtattttaaaaagtaatataCTGAAGTGAGGTATGTATAATGtttccatacacacacattacacacattaTTCATATAAGGTCCCCAGGAACGCCGAGGGGTTGAACACGAGGAGGTGAGCTAACGTCCTCCTCCTGCcaacactgagagagaagaCGACGCTGAATCCAGAGTCAATATCCAACTAAAAACTGGCTTCACcatcagtcaatcaatggaCAGTAAACTTTAAGACAGTACATGTAGTAACATTCATTAGCATTCAGTAAAAAAATCAAGTCAGTTCAATCAGGTGGTTTTTCAAGCATGTCATTTGAGTAAAAGTTCAACGAGTGTCGCAAATGCTTTGACCCTGCAGGTCTTGCAGAGGTGCGGCTTCTCACCAGCGTGAGCTCTTCTCACATGGACCGTCAACTCTACTCTCACTCTGAAACCTTCCCCACATTCAGCAAGCGTACgctctctcacctgtgtggactGACATGTGTCTTTTCAAGTGTGACAGCTGGCAGAATCTCTTCTGACAGGTGTTGCAAATgtacggcttctcacctgtgtggattctgACATGGCTTTTCAAGTTACTGCTGGATTTGAAATCTTTCCCACAGGTGTTGCAAGTGTATg belongs to Chaetodon trifascialis isolate fChaTrf1 chromosome 23, fChaTrf1.hap1, whole genome shotgun sequence and includes:
- the LOC139351372 gene encoding zinc finger protein 45-like; translated protein: MSSVEYLREFVNERLTAAAQEIFAVFTKTIVEYEEEIDRQRKLLDIVWKPEVKLHRIELPQQHVCTEEEVHCDQQLCVQERSSSVDREDPEPPQIKEEQEEQLLVLKQETETFMLTPTSDEKDHNEPDPKNDHQLVRHSSDVAESRDQRGGRSGESGSTKDAEPEPKERRQKRERHRSDASNSNLSEMNCDAHTGKKSVKCDTCGKIFKCQSKLNRHMRSHTGERPYSCDTCGKRFSQTSVLNAHLRIHTGEKPHLCKTCGKRFCQMSHLKRHMVVHTGERPYSCDTCGKTFSQASVLNAHLRIHTGEKPYLCKTCGKKFCYASALNTHVRIHTGEKPYLCKTCGKRFSDSSALKTHVRIHTGEKPYICKTCGKRFSRASELTRHLRIHTGEMPYLCQTCGRRFSNLSVCKIHVRVHTGEKPYPCKTCGKRFSDLSTLKKHIRIHTGEKPYLCKTCGKRFSDSSAFQKHVRIHTREKPFI